The following are encoded together in the Lactuca sativa cultivar Salinas chromosome 1, Lsat_Salinas_v11, whole genome shotgun sequence genome:
- the LOC128132799 gene encoding cytochrome f-like, which yields MQTRNNFSWIKEQITRSISISLMIYIITRASISNAYPIFAQKGYENPREATGRIVCANCHLANKPVDIEVPQTVLPDTVFEAVVRIPYDMQLKQVLANGKKRALNVGVVLILPEGFELAPPDRISPEIKEKMGNLSFQSYRPNQKNTLVIGPVPGQKYSEITFPILSPDPATKKDIHFLKYPIYVGRNRGRGQIYPDGSKSNNTVYNATASGIVSKILRKEKGGYEITIADALDGRQVVDIIPSGPELLVSEGESIKFEQPLTSNPNVGGFGQGDAEIVLQDPLRVQGLLFFLASVILAQIFLVLKKKHFEKVQLSEMNF from the coding sequence ATGCAAACTAGAAATAATTTTTCTTGGATAAAGGAACAGATTACTCGATCTATTTCCATATCGCTCATGATATATATCATAACTCGTGCATCCATTTCAAATGCATATCCCATTTTTGCACAGAAGGGCTATGAAAATCCACGAGAAGCGACTGGACGTATTGTATGCGCTAATTGCCATTTAGCTAATAAACCAGTGGATATTGAGGTTCCGCAAACGGTACTTCCCGATACTGTATTTGAAGCAGTTGTTCGAATTCCTTATGATATGCAACTGAAACAAGTTCTTGCTAATGGTAAAAAAAGGGCTTTAAATGTGGGGGTTGTTCTTATTTTACCAGAGGGTTTTGAATTAGCCCCTCCTGATCGTATTTCCCCCGAGATAAAAGAAAAGATGGGCAATCTGTCTTTTCAGAGCTACCGCCCAAATCAAAAAAATACTCTTGTCATAGGCCCTGTTCCTGGTCAGAAATATAGTGAAATCACGTTTCCTATTCTTTCCCCGGACCCCGCTACTAAGAAAGACATTCACTTCTTAAAATATCCTATATACGTAGGCAGAAACAGGGGAAGGGGCCAGATTTATCCTGACGGGAGCAAGAGTAACAATACAGTTTATAATGCTACAGCATCCGGTATAGTAAGCAAAATCCTACGAAAAGAAAAGGGGGGATACGAAATAACCATAGCGGATGCATTGGATGGACGTCAAGTGGTTGATATTATCCCTTCGGGGCCAGAACTTCTTGTTTCAGAAGGCGAATCTATCAAATTTGAGCAGCCGTTGACAAGTAATCCTAATGTGGGCGGATTTGGTCAGGGAGATGCAGAAATAGTACTTCAAGATCCATTACGTGTACAAGGCCTTTTGTTCTTCTTAGCATCTGTTATTTTGGCACAAATATTTTTGGTTcttaaaaagaaacacttcgagAAGGTTCAATTGTCCGAAATGAATTTCTAG
- the LOC128132800 gene encoding chloroplast envelope membrane protein-like codes for MEKKKAFTPLLYLASIVFLPWWISLSFQKSMESWVTNWWNTRQSKPFLNDIEEKSILEKFIELEELLFLKEMIKEYSETHLQNLRIGIHKETIQLIKINNEGRIHTILHFSTNIICFIILSGYSLLGNKELVILNSWVQEFLYNLSDTIKAFSLLLLTDLCIGFHSPHGWELMIVFVYKDFGFVHNEQIISSLVSTFPVILDTIFKYWIFRYLNRVSPSLVVIYHSMND; via the coding sequence atggaaaaaaagaaAGCATTCACTCCTCTTTTATATCTTGCATCTATAGTATTTTTGCCCTGGTGGATTTCTCTCTCATTTCAAAAAAGTATGGAATCCTGGGTTACTAATTGGTGGAATACTAGGCAATCCAAACCTTTTTTGAATGATATTGAAGAAAAGAGTATTCTAGAAAAATTCATAGAATTAGAGGAACTCCTCTTCTTAAAGGAAATGATTAAGGAATACTCGGAGACACATCTACAAAACCTTCGTATAGGAATTCACAAAGAAACAATCCAATTAATCAAGATAAACAACGAGGGTCGTATTCATACGATTTTGCACTTCTCGACAAATATAATCTGTTTCATTATTCTAAGTGGTTATTCTCTTTTGGGTAATAAAGAACTTGTTATTCTTAACTCTTGGGTTCAGGAATTCCTATATAACTTAAGTGACACAATAAAAGCTTTTTCTCTTCTTTTATTAACTGATTTATGTATCGGATTTCATTCGCCCCATGGTTGGGAACTGATGATTGTCTTTGTCTACAAGGATTTTGGATTTGTTCATAATGAGCAAATTATATCTAGCCTTGTTTCCACTTTTCCAGTCATTCTAGATACAATTTTCAAATATTGGATTTTCCGTTATTTAAATCGCGTATCTCCGTCACTTGTAGTGATTTATCATTCAATGAATGACTGA